The region ATGGAGGTTAGCAACGCGCTTGTCTTTGATTAGTGCTTGAGATAGGTTCGCTTCACCATTGATTACATTAACAAAGTCATAAACCACGCGGCGTTCACAGCCCATGATTAAATCTAAATTACGTAAACCGATATCGAAATCGATAACAACAGTTCTTTTCCCTCTTAGTGCTAGTCCAGTAGCAATCGCAGCGCTGGTAGTTGTTTTACCTACTCCACCTTTACCCGATGTGACGACAATAATTTCAGCCATATTAATTCCTTGAATTTAATCGAACTTTGTAATTTCTAATTTGTTATTGATACAATTAATTTGTGTTTGAGCATTTATAAACTCACCCTGAACTGCGTCACTTAAAATATAAGTGCCATTTATTGACAGCAATTCTGGGTCTAATTTGTTACAAAATATTTGTGCGCTTTCGTCACCTTTGGCGCCTGCAATTGCTCTACCACGTAATGCGCCATATATATGAATAGAGCCATCCGCTATCACCTCAGCCCCAGCACTGATATTACCAAGCACTGTTAATGATGCATCTTGAGCATAAATTTGCTGGCCAGATCGAATCTGTCCTTTATGAACTATGGTCTTTGTTATCGATTTTTCAACTATAACTGTCTGTATTTCAGGTTTTATATCAACAGCTGGCACTAATTTAGTTGCTGTATTTTTAGCCGTATTTGAAATGACTGAAATACCAGATTCGCGAACTGTTAGTTTTTGTTCAGCAGTTTGACATCCTTCGATACCAACAAGGTTCATGCCATTATCGGTAATGACTTGTTGAATCATTTTGAAATCGATGACACCTGTAAGGTTAGCAACATTAACGACAACTGGAGCAGATTTAAAGAATGCTGGCGCTTGGGCTACTTTGTCAGCAATAAAGGAGTGAAGATTAGCCATTGCAGCCTCATTTTCGATATGAATTACCGAAAGTGTAAAGCTTGTCCCTTTAAATTTTATCGACTGTTCTGCCATGGTTTTTTCCTGATTGCTTAGTTTTTATGCCTGTTT is a window of Moritella sp. Urea-trap-13 DNA encoding:
- the minC gene encoding septum site-determining protein MinC, with amino-acid sequence MAEQSIKFKGTSFTLSVIHIENEAAMANLHSFIADKVAQAPAFFKSAPVVVNVANLTGVIDFKMIQQVITDNGMNLVGIEGCQTAEQKLTVRESGISVISNTAKNTATKLVPAVDIKPEIQTVIVEKSITKTIVHKGQIRSGQQIYAQDASLTVLGNISAGAEVIADGSIHIYGALRGRAIAGAKGDESAQIFCNKLDPELLSINGTYILSDAVQGEFINAQTQINCINNKLEITKFD